GATGGAGAAGGGGCCGCCGCCGACGTCGACGATGAGCGTGAGAGGAGAGATGGAGAAGCTGAGCGTGGAGCAATTGAAGGCGGTGAAAGAGCAAACTGATCTGGAAGTGAATCTTCTTCAGGATTCTCTCAACAACATACGCACCGCCACCACCCGCCTGGAGCTCGCCTCCTCCGCCCTCCACGACCTCTCTCTCCGCCCCTCCGGCAAGAAGATGCTCGTCCCTCTTACCGCCTCTCTCTACGTCCCCGGAACCCTCCAGGATCCCGACCAGGTCCTCGTCGACGTCGGCACCGGCTACTTCATCGAGAAGAACATGCCTCAGGCCAAGGACTACTGCCACCGCAAGATCAACCTCCTCAAGTCCAATTTCGAGCAACTCGTCGAGGtttaatcttcttcttcttctttttttttttgtattcatcttcttctctattAATATCTATTTCACCTACCTTTAACATTTTTATCTCAATTTTTAGTATATATTTCGTGTTTGTTACTAGTAATGACAATTCAATATCTCATCTACATTGCTATTACCTTTCTATGTGGTAATGTGTATGGCAATTGGCAGCTGCAACCATTTATCCAAACAGTACATATAAAACGAGAAAACTAATTTCTTTGGTTGTCAAGCAAACTTGACTTGTATTCTTCTCTGTTTTCCttgttgcttctttcttctgattacgaaattttgaaattaatcATTATGCAGGTTGCTTCCAAGAAGAAGAGCATTTCTGATGAAGCGGGGTTTGTCCTGCAAGCTAAGCTGAAGCAGATGGCTCCGGCAGCTCAGTAGGAGACGAGGACTTGTAAGATTTGTGTTCTGGTATCCAAGTTAAGATCATGATCAAGTACTAATGACTTAGGAGTAGACTTCTTTTGTTGATTACTGGAAGAGAATTTCCAACATCATGTTAGAGTTGTGCTTAGACTCTTGCGGTCTTGTTCCTTAGATACGGGATTGATTCTCTTCTGCACTGTAAAAACTGGTATCGTGGTCGTATCATTGCCAAACTACTTACAATttacaattttctttttccagcTTCAAATGTTGAGCTTTACTTGTTATGATGTAGCTCTTCTATGAGGAAACATTGTGGTCTTGTGTGTTTCAAAAGCAGTCTATTCAGATCATCAACCAAGATATACAAATAGTGAAATTGAAAACAGCGGATTGCCTTGTGTTTTTGATTCACACATGATATCTATAGAAATTGTTTACGAGATTATTACATGAAAACCATCTGCAGCACTTCAGACTTGAAATATTCTTTCGTATATTCATAAGCAACAAAAAAAGGATTTCAGAAAATTCTTGTTTGGTACTCTGAGTCTGATTTTTGGGTTCAGGTCTTACTGTGTGATGAACATTGGGCTGAGGCACAGCCTTTCAAAGTAGGAAACCTT
This is a stretch of genomic DNA from Argentina anserina chromosome 4, drPotAnse1.1, whole genome shotgun sequence. It encodes these proteins:
- the LOC126791254 gene encoding prefoldin subunit 5, translated to MEKGPPPTSTMSVRGEMEKLSVEQLKAVKEQTDLEVNLLQDSLNNIRTATTRLELASSALHDLSLRPSGKKMLVPLTASLYVPGTLQDPDQVLVDVGTGYFIEKNMPQAKDYCHRKINLLKSNFEQLVEVASKKKSISDEAGFVLQAKLKQMAPAAQ